A region of the Chaetodon trifascialis isolate fChaTrf1 chromosome 7, fChaTrf1.hap1, whole genome shotgun sequence genome:
ctgtgttgtaaaaaaaatggaatcGACTGGAACAAGAAGATGGCTCTGAAATTACAGGACAATACAATAATAACtggttattattgttatttatataATTATTGATAAGTAATTATTTGATTGCGCATTAATTAAATCAGTCATAATTAACATCCTGCTGAAGAAATGCAACGCAGAGGCAGATTATTAGGAGAAACTGTACAGTGCATAATTAATACACTGTTCTGATGATTAAATGCATATGATTTAATGACCTGGCTTAACACAATGGAATACAACAAATGACAGTATACATCTTTACTGTCACATGTAAAAGCTAcacaaagaagaggaggaagcagaaatATGTAGTGTTGTTAAATAAATTGGCTAAGTAAGTGTTATAAGAGCGATACTGACAAAGACTAGTaaaaacggggggggggggggctctcaGAAATTATTAACTGGACGTTTTAattgagattattttgtcataCTGGACATACAATATGTTAGAAGAGACATACTCAATACTGTCTTCCTTGAACCGCCCATGTAACAAACTCCAgtacagtaggtggcggtaTGTAGCGCAGGTTAGCGTGTGCATCCTGtaacaaacaaagaagaaagacgAAGAAAAACGCaattcagaagaagaagaaggaggaagtattgtttgatttttttattatttggtgTGTTTGCGACTGTTCTCTGACTTTTTGGCCTTAAACATATCAGGTAAATTATCACATCAATGTACAACTTTGGAGTCCCATAGAATTATTAGAAATTGACTTCGCCTAGAATCTGGAGACCGATGTAAGAAACTGCTTCGGGTGTTTGTGGAGTCTAACCAACCCAATGTTACATTGCTAAGCTGTcgaaatgctaatgttagcctgaGGTGAATTTCGAGTCATATGACAATGCAAACCAGGCCGGCAAGCACCAGGACGCTGCTTTTTTGATTTTATACCGTTTTCATTGGCAGACTTTGCTCCAAGGCAGGTTCAGGCCGGTCGACGATCGTGTCTTAAACGTAGACATAACCGGCATCACCTTGGTCACAAAAGTTCCATGTCTTTGGGTTGTTCTGTCTCGAGCTGGTTCTGCTCttgaacttttcttcttcttcttcttcttcttcttcttcttcttcttcttcttcttcttcttcttcttctttctgtagCAATAGCCACAAATATCCACGATGAACCTGGAACGACTGCCCAATGAGGAGAAACTCAGCCTGTGCAGAAAATATTATTTGGGTGAGTGGACTCGAGAATTTATTATGACAAGTACCGAAGCAACACTCTATAAATTCAGTCTTCCTTTGGTTTGTAAATTCTGGGTACATGCAGGAAGTACTAAAAGCTGCCTACGTACGTAAGTAAGTGATATGTGAGTGTCACAATGATCTGGTGTAGTCTCAATTAGGTGTGAGAGAGGATGGGTTAGCAGCATAGCTCCAAGGCCTTTTGTGAAATTTCGATTAGGTTTTATATTAATTCAGTAGTGCTGTcattaatgatgttttttttaatcgttTTTTCTCAGGTGGATTCGCATTTCTCCCATTCCTGTGGCTGGTCAACGTTGTTTGGTTTTTTCGGGAGGCCTTTGTGAAGCCAGCAtacactgagcagctccagatAAAAACTTGTAAGTGTTGGAATTGACACTTTAACCCATTACTGTACTTACTTCATACAAATATGTATTTAGAAAAGGCTGTTCAGtctgtatacacacacgcacacacacgcacgcacacacacacgtgtgcattTTTGTTCTATTGTGGCTAAACTGCTGGGATGAGGTTAGGATGTCTTTTCAGCTTTCTTAAATCCCAGAAGAGACGGGATGAAATTTTCAGTTgaagacagtttattaaatgttGCACTGGGTAATGATTTAGCAGAATTTATGTATCCATATGTGTGAGAAGCTACCAAACAGCAATGTTTTAATGCCAAGtaattattttgtgtttttcatttagatGTGAAGCGGTCAGCACTGGGGTTGCTGTTATGGGTTGCAGTACTCACGACATGGATTACTATTTTCCAGCACTTCAGAGCAGAGTGGGGGGAGGTGGGAGATTACCTCTCTTTTACAATTCCTCTGGGCATTCCTTGAGACATTTTTTGATGACAGGTCTTTTGAAAATAACTGTTGATCCAGTATAATGGACCAAagaattttcttcttttaactACAGCGAAAGGCTTTGGTGATTTGTCTCGTCTCTGGAGCCAAATTCAATGACTGGCTAAAGTTAACAGAGTAATTCCATATGAGTTCAAAGGATAAATGCTGTAGGATTtgaaaattcatgtttttttatgcttgTTACAGCATTTCAGAAAGTTCTTTGGTTTTAGACTAGGCTCATTAATCTCGTATAGCAGATAATGTTAATTGTCATGACCGTATCTCACAGTATCTAATGATGAAGCTGGATGTTTGTTCAGGTTTGTTGAGGACATTGAACAATagattgttttttaaaaatgtttattgttcTTGTGTGATTGTGCACCCAAAACTACTTTTACTTGTGTATGAatgacaaataataaaaaaaaaaaaaaaaaaaaaacagtctatAATGCTTCCAAATTACAATGTTTTTACTCCACATACTGTATTCCCATGGCCAGTCAGAAAGTTTGGAACATCACTCCGTCTTAGATCTATGACTGTGTCTGAGCTTTTTGTTGGGTGAGTCATCTGTGAGCTATTTTCTCCATATATACTCctaatgtttttcattgttacAGAAGTCTCCTAAAGTCTGGACAATCACTGGTGCCTGTTGTGAAACCCAGTAACTTAATCCCTCCAGATGCCCCCACTTCCCTATCATCCTATATGAGTCATAGCATAATCAGAGCCATTTTTAGTCACTCCAGTCAAAGCTTAAGTGACAGGTTCAACATTACTAACAGGGGGACCATGTGCCTGCCATATAAGCTGCTGACCTCACTCGAGTGTGCCAAGAACAAGTCAGAAGTATCAGCACGATCAGTGCTCTTCACAATGCAGGGAGTCATTtcataaaacagatttatgaGGAGTAAGTTATAAAGAATCCTTTTATGGACATTGTTTCCAAGTCTGTTGTATTTTacagtatgcgtgtgtgtacacagtaCACTTCAGAGGTAAATAGAATTTTTACTTCTCTAGTTATTAAACAGCTAGTTGCTTGACTCCACAGAGCATTCAACCAACATATGAAACTGGATGCATTGTTATAGATAAACTAACCAGCAAAATGTAAAGTAGCCTAAATTAGCTCCACCCGGGCAGCATCACAATGCTGTTTACACATGAATACATCAGCAATAAGAATATACCATAACACAAGCCCCACATGGCCATATTTTCTGCATTATGGGTAGTTTCACTTTTGGTAACTTCCAGTACACTTAACTGATCACGTATCTGTACTTAGATACTGAATGCAGGGCTTGTAATGAGTACTTAAACATTGAGGTAAGCCCACTGTTCATTGAAGTGAATGATCTGAATAGTTCTTCCACCGCTGTGAGGGTGACTGATGTGGCGACACACAGGCTTCATGGCAGCACACGTGCTCTGGCATGTGTACGGGACGtccctgctgtcactgtctgtccGGCATCAACCCACCAGGGTCAACAACATCGTCTTTTGAACTTATTTTTGGATAGACCTTCCCTAACAACAAATCTTAAGCACAGAACAGGTCTCACAACTTGCACAGTCTGTTCCCATCGGTGTCACATCCCCCGGAATAAACTGCAGGCCGCAATATTGGTAATAGCCAATAAACACGTTAATTGCCAATAAGCCCGCAACAGCTGCGTCACTCCCAAAAACAATACGCCCTTATCCCGCACGGCTCCGCCTGAACACCCAAGGGTACGCATTAGTGCAGAACATAACAGAAGCAAGGTGCCCCGCCGTGAAGTCCCGACTCATTATGCAACTCTGGTATAAAAACAGTCAGTGTCACGTCAGGCAGCCAGAGGGCGAGGAGGCAGACAGGCGGGCGCACGAGCTCATCACCTCACCGAGCAGTGAACAGCAGGGGCCGTCCTCTCCACCGTGCGCACTAATTTGGTCAGGGAATTTACGCAGAGGTAAGCTGCGGCCAGGGTTGTGTGCTCTGTAGTCTCACTTGGTGTCGACTTGTTAGAAATGGACTTCATCCTGCCACCCACTCTGCCTGATGGTGGTATCCCATGGGAGAAGGTTTTGCCGCCTCTTATTCCTCGGTTGAATGGGACTTATGGACAATATAAGTGGTCCCCGAAGTTACTGATTCCTGAGGCTGATCATGTCAGTTCTGCAGAGGTAGGTCATTTTAAGTTTAAATTTATTAGGTTAggcaaatgttaaaaaaatagatTGTTTTGGCTCAGTAGaagtgcatgaaaacaaaacactgagtgaTACCAAAAAGTCTTTTATGATGGTAACCTGTTCAATACTGAGAGGCCACTCTATGGACCTTAAAAGTACTCCTCATCTATTTtaacagaaaatatatatatatataactaaggtcaagaatgaactccACAGTGTTTCTGCTCATGTTGGTAGGTGAACTGTGATGAGAGCGGTTTTGTAGTTCAAGTTGATGTAAAGGACTTCAACCCAGAGGACCTCATGGTCAAGGTGATAGGAGACTTTGTGGAAGTGCAAGGCAAGCATGAGGAGAGAAAGGTTGGTATTTTGGGAGGAACACTGCtgtattttttggtttgtttacaaTAGTGATTTGTGTTGTTCTCTAAACTTGTATTCATCTCTGTTTTGTTAGAAGGATGGTCCAGGGTTTACAACACGGCAGTTTAACCGGCGCTACAGAATCCCAAAGGGAGTGCACACCATGGCGTTGGAGTCAGCTGTCTCTCCAGATGGCATCCTGATCATATCTGCACCGATGCTGCAAAGTGAGAACTCCAGAATCCTGACCTGATCACACTGATACTAAACACTGAAATCTCAGCAATCTTCACTGTTTCTGAAAGCAAATGCAACAGAAGCCTTCATGTACACACAGGCATAAACAGAAATAACTTCAGGCTCCTCCAGTCACAGCCACACTCAGCATGtgccaaaacacacatttgttctGTTCCTGGCACTGCTCTATTATTCCCTGCTCCTTGAGGTTTGTATATACTGTCCTGCTATTGCTCTTCAATCTTATGTAACGTTTCGAGGAACCAGTCTTTGTAAATATTCTGCGTTCACAGTtcaaagtgctgctttttttgtgtgtgcaacTTTTGTAAAATGCACTGTATTGTGATTGTGATGAatgatgcacacagacatatcTCCAAATTCTTTAATGTGGAAATATTTcttcaaaaaataaactttatttctttataaaataataaaaacaagactaCATCAATGCCCTTTTGTCAGTGTATAAGTAACTTGTTGCTCGTCCTGGAGTTCATTCAACATGGAGTCCACTTCACtaaaagagaaaatacagtAGATTACTGTTCTGGAATTTATGGTGCTATGTTTACATCAATCTAATAGCATTGGAAGAGCTACAATTTAAGATTTACAGCCTTCGATGAACATTATTTTCATAAATGAAGACAATCAATGTGGCCAGCTGAGCTACTTATAAGTTTTTATTTTACCTGATCTGCTCCTTCACCCATGTCCTCTGTTTGCGAAGGACTTGTAACAAAGGATCATCTTCAAACTCTTTTTCATCAGaatctgaaaaggaaaaaaaaatgttgacgGTGATGAGCAATGCATGTGCACAGAGAGCCATAAGTTATTGCTTTATTAtttaagaattcctttattcgtcacattacacacaacatgcatagttgaagagggaaactgtacacgccgCCACCACCAGAGGCAGTATGTAGTGATGACTACAGCCAAATTGAACATGGATCAAGTGCAAACTGCAAGCACAAAAAAAGATAGAAAGTTCAAGGGGTTTTGACCTGAAGGGTTTTGGAATGTTGGGAATGGGAGCTATTCATAGGTCAGAAGATATTCTCCACAATTAACTTCATGCTAAAGGTTGGTGCTCTTTGCTGCCACAAGCTCACCTTCAGCCtcttgcagcagctgtgaaatgaCCTCCGCTGAGTTCTGTGCATTGCATGGAGGAACTGAGGATTGTAGAGGTGCAGGGGTGGAGGCAGGGGTCCTTTGTGCAGGAGATGAATCCCCCGAAAGGAACAAGACTTCTGAAACAACCTGCCAAGGCCCAATGAGAACACCCCACTGGTTAATGCAGCCTTTAATGACTGGTGATGATGGTATGACATCTAAAAAATACAGGTGATGGCATTCAAGATCTGTGGtaaatggagtatttttaaatAATCTTTTCCCTTCATAAGGTGCATGTATTGATCAAAGTAAATACAGATCATTAAGGAAAGTAACGTGAGAACTGGTAATGTGGGTCAAAACCTTTGCATGTGCTCACCTGTCCTAAGGCTCTGTGGACGGGAGAAGGTGGTGGGACATGATCGCCGGTACATCTCTCACTGGAAAAGTCCTGGCTTCCCCTCTGGTGCTGCTGATCTGCCCATGGCATGACTTTTTTGGGAACAGTGTGGTTTGAAGCACTCCTGTTTGTAGAGCCAGGGACATCAGCACATTCCCTCTCCGTATATCTGGAAAAAAGAAGTATATCAATCATTCAAACTTGAAGTTGTAGACTGTCTGCATGTCTCATTACTCCAATACTATACCTtgatttcttttgctttctgaAAGTCATGGCTGCCTTCCTCTCTGACTCCTCCATCTGggccttctctttcttcttcctctcagatccTTTGTGGTGACTAGGCCCCTCTGCTTCTACAGCAGGGGGTGGGGATGGCATATGTTCACAAACAGGCTCATCAGTGATGGCATTCATTGAGTTTCTGGGGACTCTGGTCTTTTTACGGACAACTTTGGTGTGAGACTCATCGATACTTTCAGAAACACTTGGGTGCTTGCCAGCGTAAGATGACTGAGTGGGACAGGGCAAGACGTCACAGAGTAAATGCATGTGGGCAGGAACATGGGCAATAGGGCTGGGTTGAGAGACTGAAGAGCCAGAGACGACAAAGGCAGGGAAGGGAGGTGGACCTGAAGCTGGGGCACATGATACGTGGGCTTCTTTGGTTTCAGGCTGGGGGTCAGCGATGTGTGGATGTGTAGCTTTTTGCAAGAATTCAGGAGGTTGAGTACTCTGCTGTTGCTACAGATGGTGCAAGAAGGGGGAAATTTAAATTAGTCTGTACATCTGGAATAAATGTCAAACCAAAAATCTGGAGTAAATACACCATGACTCCAACCTTGTAAGCCTGTCCACTGGCTGAGGGGTAGCTTAAGCTGGGGCCTTGCCAGCTAAATGTGGGACCATGAGGACTGGAGTGTTGCAGGGACTGGGGCCACTCCCTGGCCTGCTCAATCTTTCTCCTTAAACGCCACTGGAACAAGATGTCCTCCTCTGGACGTGTGGGGGGCACCAGAGAAGGAATGACTGAGTCTGAGCAGGCCCTCACTGGAAGTGTTAATAAACACATTGcacaacaacactgacacagcAGTACAGTTTAAAGTATCGAGCatgaaaaaagaagaatcaTCCTGTATGAGTTGCATAAAGAAGAAGAGCATTGAGCAAGTTTAAATTACAACAGAACTAACAAAATTTCATCAAAAAAATGAGTATTACCCCCCACGCTTGGGTTACCTGAAGTCAATTTTATTGAACTGGGAATCAAAGGTCTTCGCAGCGGCTCATCTACGTTGACTGAAGAAGAGAAATCCGAGCAGCCCAGGCCCTCTGAGCTGACATGTACAGATCCATCACTCTGAGTGCATTCACTGCCACGAAGACAAAAAGTTACTCACGACTGAGGGAACGGATTAATTCATCATTAATGCTACTCGCTGGTCATCATACTCTCTCAGCAGAAGTCTGTTGGCCTTTTCTTGAAGCTGTAGTATCTCTGCGTCATCATCGAACTCACCCTGGGAGGTGTCTGACAGaatctgagaaaaaaatatataataacagGATAAACACTCAATCCTGATATGTTGACACAAAGAGCACTCAGAATACTGTGTAAATGGATAAAACTAAATAATTTAATTTCCacatttcagtaaaaacaatatCTAATCAGGCGCATAATCTGGCCTTATACTGCTAACAAATACAATGAGGTGCGAGCAGGCTGAACAAGCCGTGAACGTATCAGACGTGGATGTAAAAATGCCTTCCCCAGCACTAAGTAAACACAGAGGTTTCCAAATGGACACGTGGCATTGAAGTGTAAATATTTATATGCACACTTAGTCAGAATAAGGTGTCTGTCCTGTACACTGCTTTGCAGGCATTCCAAATAATCCTTTATAACATATGCAAAGAATGAAAAGCAAGATGGAATAGTATTTAGTCTTATATACTGGTAGGTAATTTATCCTTCAACCAATGTGCCTATCATTTATACTTAATGTAGGGGAAGACAATATTATACatatgcaaacatacacacatatcatGGCAGCAAACTCATAAATGCACTCACACTAAGGGAGCCTCTGCATGGGGAAAGAGATCTGTCCCGTCGACGAAGTTCAGCTGGACTGAAAATGGCAGGTCCATGGTCATCTTTCAGAGGCTGGAGAACATCTTTTCAGAAGAAAGGATTTTACCAAAGGCTTTTACCACAAGGGCTACTTCCTACATTGAAATTtatgaatatatttttgctGAAGTTTGCAATAAATGACAACGTACCTTGGTCTGTTGTTTTAGTTGGCGTTGAACTGGGAGGTAAAGATGAGGGTGACATCCACCAAAATGGCAGACGCTTCTCTCCAATGGCAGAGTCAGCTTTCTGGCGCTCCTCTCGACTCTGCGGTCGACCGTGGCGAAAGCGTTCAACGTACCTGGGAGAGCAAAGGTCAGCGCTGGTTAGAAGTAGCAATTCAACTGACCAGTTTCTATACTTTCCAGTCTTTGCATCACTGTTTCTATAACACTGTCACATTTAGTCAAACCATTTCAACTTCTCAGCTCTATGAAAGGATAACTTTGTGCATAGGCCCTGCTGGGTTTAAGGGTACAGTTTGATTGTATGAAACTTAAGCATACTTAGCCAACACTGAATCTGGCTCAACCTCTAGCTCTGAGGACACTGCAGATTTTCCTGCTCTCACAGACTCTTTGGGCATCTCTGTGTCAGATGAGGCTGAATTGCTGGCAGGAGATGATCCAGAGTCACTGGAGGGCCAGGACTCTACAAAAAGAGCATCTGTGGCGGCAAAACAGCTTTCACGTTTCTCAAACGGCCGGCGGCTCTCTGGACTCAGGGTGCGTAACTGTGGATTGGATCGCTGCTTTGCACGTACAGGACTCAAAGtctgcagtaaaacaaaaaagtgaTGTACATGTTTGCAATGACTTAGGAAAGACGAATGAGAATCGGATGTATCTTGCAGTATCTGTAAAGTTTACTTTGAATCATacagtttttttctctttctttgacaGGATCTGGTTTCTGGATGGGTGGTAGTGTGCCCTCCCCTCCCTGGATGCTGGCTGGAAGGGATTCTGCCTTGAGAACACAGGTCcactgcaaaaacaacacttaTGACCAATTGTAATCTTGGTAATCTTTTCCAGAATAAAAACGTGATCTTTAGACTTTACCTGGATTTCATTGTAGCTTTAGCACGTCACAGGGGATACATAATACCACAAGGTTGCTTCAGTGTGGCTCTGATTTTTGAGGGTCCTATGGTGGTCTGGTCCGAAATGAGCTTTTGACAATAACTTATTGCGAGATCGGCCAGTTTGACTTACTGCGTAAATTCGGTCTTACTGCAATATAACCAAAGAGGAATACGACCACATTATCCACCAACCTTCCGAGTTGACTTGGCATGTCCACAAAAGAAAGTTACCATGGAATCAAACGCTAGTCCGACCGAACTAGTTCATAAGGTAGCAAATTAAGCTGCTACAGTGGGCATTTTGAAGATCTAGTCATCCAACAAGTCCACCTTTTAACTGAAAACATAATTACCTTGCTCTTTTGACAGATATAACATTATCGATGAAACTACAGGAAAGACTCTCTGTTTATGCCGATCGTTATTTACTACCAGACAGAAAACCAATGGGCACCGAGTTTAATATGATGGACATACAATTTATCCAATCATGTAGACCGTCTTCGCCGTACAAACGCCAATCAGTTGATAGAAAACCGGTAGCGCGCGGAAGAGGAAAGTCTGCAAGGGCTATTCGTTGGTAAAAAATAAGCTAAGTTAGCAACGGTACTTTGAGCTAGTAAATGCTACGGTCACAACAACAATAGTAAAACGGCCAGTCTACGTTATATTTCTAGTGGATGTATGGAAACCACCATATGTAACTGCTAATAGGTAAACTTAGATAAAGCTAGGCCTGCGATCTGCTGCTAACGCAGAAGCAAGGTGGCTAACTTAACTTAACCGCAGCTGGCTAGCTAACGTCAACGTTAGCAAGCAAGCGGCGTTAATGTTGTTACGTATAGTCAGTTACAAGCCGTTATCAACTTAAAGAAACTTCGTTTCAGTTACCGACAGTGAACTCGTGGTTGTACATTTCGTGCCTCCCTTTGTAAATAATACAGAGAATACTGGAGATAATGCATCACGTCAAGATCAAGACTGAAAGGCCAGGTGAGAGGTTGCTGCGCCAAGATATTTCTGAACACGTCCCGCACTACTTTGCGTGAATTTTTCCGCCCCCAAAAGAGTTTGATTTAAAAGTCATCGTGACCCATCGCATTCGACAGTACAGATTCAGTAATTAAGCATAAGAATGTCACCTCCATTcaatatttattgttttgattaCCTCTGCAGATTTGGAGGGAGCTGGTGCACGCAGCAGACTGGATGTTGTGTTAAAGGCCCTGGAAGAGAGGCATGAAAATGAAACGTCAGTGAAATTGTTATTAATATTTGAAACCCCTCCAATTGTAGAAATCACTTTCTAGTTAAACTAACGCTGTTCTATTTTGAACAGGGAGCAGAATGAGGGTGATACTGGAAAAATATCAGCCGATTCCCTCAGCAAGTATGGATCAATGAGTTGGATTTCAAATGCATTTGtaattttgtaaaatatgtgaTATATTTTATCAGGTGCTGCTTTCATGTTCCACTTGTTATTTCTAGGGATTTGTCTCCATCATCTGCTGGAAAAAGGCAAGTGTCTGTTTTTCAACAAGAGTCCCCAGTAACtcagaaaatataaataacatttgtgtgtgtactgttgTGGGTGAAAGCAGTCTTGCACCATGGTCCTCccctttcaaatgttttttataaTTTCACATTGACAAAAATTGCATGTCTGTACAGCACAATATGTTAAAAAAGGGATAATCTTTATGAATTTCCCCCACTTAAACTGCACATCCTTGTTTTGATTTTTCCAGGCCATCAGCTCGATTTCCACAGCACCGGAGGAAGAAGCGAAAGGAGATGGATGAGGGCATACCAGAGAGCAATCAGCATAAACAAAGTAAACTTAGTGCAAACATTGAAAATAATTCTgcaagaaattacatttatccACTTGTCCTTTTTACTTCATTATACACTTTCATATGTTTTTCCTATTTTGccgttttgtgttttttctccatttgcTAGATTCTTATATTATTAAGTTGTTCGATCGTAGCGTGGACCTGGCTCAGTTCAACACCAGCACCCCTCTGTATCCTATCTGCCGTGCCTGGATGAGAAACAATCCTTCTGTTCGAGAGCCAGCTGCTTCCCCAAGCCCCCCGCACAGCATGGTAGAGGAAGAGGTGAGGCTCCCTGAGTTATGTTGGATCATTTAA
Encoded here:
- the psenen gene encoding gamma-secretase subunit PEN-2; protein product: MNLERLPNEEKLSLCRKYYLGGFAFLPFLWLVNVVWFFREAFVKPAYTEQLQIKTYVKRSALGLLLWVAVLTTWITIFQHFRAEWGEVGDYLSFTIPLGIP
- the hspb6 gene encoding heat shock protein beta-6 isoform X1 → MDFILPPTLPDGGIPWEKVLPPLIPRLNGTYGQYKWSPKLLIPEADHVSSAEVNCDESGFVVQVDVKDFNPEDLMVKVIGDFVEVQGKHEERKKDGPGFTTRQFNRRYRIPKGVHTMALESAVSPDGILIISAPMLQSENSRILT
- the hspb6 gene encoding heat shock protein beta-6 isoform X2 — encoded protein: MDFILPPTLPDGGIPWEKVLPPLIPRLNGTYGQYKWSPKLLIPEADHVSSAEVNCDESGFVVQVDVKDFNPEDLMVKVIGDFVEVQGKHEERKDGPGFTTRQFNRRYRIPKGVHTMALESAVSPDGILIISAPMLQSENSRILT
- the proser3 gene encoding proline and serine-rich protein 3 isoform X2, with the protein product MKSSGPVFSRQNPFQPASREGRAHYHPSRNQILSKKEKKTTLSPVRAKQRSNPQLRTLSPESRRPFEKRESCFAATDALFVESWPSSDSGSSPASNSASSDTEMPKESVRAGKSAVSSELEVEPDSVLAKYVERFRHGRPQSREERQKADSAIGEKRLPFWWMSPSSLPPSSTPTKTTDQDVLQPLKDDHGPAIFSPAELRRRDRSLSPCRGSLSILSDTSQGEFDDDAEILQLQEKANRLLLRDECTQSDGSVHVSSEGLGCSDFSSSVNVDEPLRRPLIPSSIKLTSEEDILFQWRLRRKIEQAREWPQSLQHSSPHGPTFSWQGPSLSYPSASGQAYKQQQSTQPPEFLQKATHPHIADPQPETKEAHVSCAPASGPPPFPAFVVSGSSVSQPSPIAHVPAHMHLLCDVLPCPTQSSYAGKHPSVSESIDESHTKVVRKKTRVPRNSMNAITDEPVCEHMPSPPPAVEAEGPSHHKGSERKKKEKAQMEESERKAAMTFRKQKKSRYTERECADVPGSTNRSASNHTVPKKVMPWADQQHQRGSQDFSSERCTGDHVPPPSPVHRALGQVVSEVLFLSGDSSPAQRTPASTPAPLQSSVPPCNAQNSAEVISQLLQEAEDSDEKEFEDDPLLQVLRKQRTWVKEQISEVDSMLNELQDEQQVTYTLTKGH
- the proser3 gene encoding proline and serine-rich protein 3 isoform X1 translates to MKSSGPVFSRQNPFQPASREGRAHYHPSRNQILSKKEKKTTLSPVRAKQRSNPQLRTLSPESRRPFEKRESCFAATDALFVESWPSSDSGSSPASNSASSDTEMPKESVRAGKSAVSSELEVEPDSVLAKYVERFRHGRPQSREERQKADSAIGEKRLPFWWMSPSSLPPSSTPTKTTDQDVLQPLKDDHGPAIFSPAELRRRDRSLSPCRGSLSILSDTSQGEFDDDAEILQLQEKANRLLLRDECTQSDGSVHVSSEGLGCSDFSSSVNVDEPLRRPLIPSSIKLTSVRACSDSVIPSLVPPTRPEEDILFQWRLRRKIEQAREWPQSLQHSSPHGPTFSWQGPSLSYPSASGQAYKQQQSTQPPEFLQKATHPHIADPQPETKEAHVSCAPASGPPPFPAFVVSGSSVSQPSPIAHVPAHMHLLCDVLPCPTQSSYAGKHPSVSESIDESHTKVVRKKTRVPRNSMNAITDEPVCEHMPSPPPAVEAEGPSHHKGSERKKKEKAQMEESERKAAMTFRKQKKSRYTERECADVPGSTNRSASNHTVPKKVMPWADQQHQRGSQDFSSERCTGDHVPPPSPVHRALGQVVSEVLFLSGDSSPAQRTPASTPAPLQSSVPPCNAQNSAEVISQLLQEAEDSDEKEFEDDPLLQVLRKQRTWVKEQISEVDSMLNELQDEQQVTYTLTKGH
- the lin37 gene encoding protein lin-37 homolog — translated: MHHVKIKTERPDLEGAGARSRLDVVLKALEERHENETEQNEGDTGKISADSLSKDLSPSSAGKRPSARFPQHRRKKRKEMDEGIPESNQHKQNSYIIKLFDRSVDLAQFNTSTPLYPICRAWMRNNPSVREPAASPSPPHSMVEEEVTDMINGKGQNVYRLPPPTSCPISTSGEPINLRIPQTEKPTVTKLTDSVPVSSPLISDHMERWKKIRQKWKECSNKNQLRYSESIKVLKEMKELYDH